TGATTAGCAGAACAAGGCTGCCTTTAGGGGGAGCTTTTTCTTTTTGAACTAACGCAGCAGTTTAATTGAAGAAGGAATCCATCAATAACGAGTAGAATTATTAGTTATGTACCAAGAAGAAAATGGAAGTTTCGGAAACACTAAAAAATCACCACATAATTGAAAAAATGAGGAGAGATTATAATTGGGGAATGCTGCTATTAGTAATAATTTTGATAGGGCGAAAGTATTTATAAAAACAAAAACTAGAGGATTAGAGCGTTCTTTGTTTGAATATGAGTTTGAAAATGGTAGCCAGGAAAGTGTTCTTGCAGAGTTAAAAACTTACCAAAACAAGGATGGTGGCTTTGGGAATGGAATAGAGCCAGATTTTTGGTTACCACATTCATCTCCAATGGCTACCTGGAAAGCAGGTCAAATACTAATGGACATTGGTGCTGATAAAGAAGAACCAATGGTTAAATCTATGATTTCCTATCTAATAAATACTAATCATATGGAAACGGGAATGTGGGATACCGTGTTACCAGAGAACAATGAGTATCCTCATGCACCGTGGTGGCATTGGCAAGAAGGTATACAAGAAAATTGGATGTTTAATCCTGGGGTAGAATTAGCTGCATTTCTTGTGCATTGGTCCAATGAGAAAAGTGAATCTGCCGAAGTTGGTTGGAGTTCGATTGGTAAAGCGGTAAATTATTTAATGAATAAGAGCGAAATGGATAGACATGAAATAAACAACTTTCAGCAACTTATTAAAATAATTAGACCTCATGAATCTAACTTTGAGGATAAAACAGAATATTCTTTTGAAGTGGTTTCTGAAAAAATTATGGATCTCGCTGAAAAATGCGTGGATAGGGATACATCTGCTTGGATTCACGGCTATAAAGCTATTCCATTGGATTTTATTGATAAACCTAATCATCCGCTATGTTCAAGGTTTGGTCCATTAGTGGGAAAAAACCTAGATTTTTACTTAGAACAAATAACTAATGATGGACTTTGGGATATTTCTTGGAGTTGGGGAAGCTACCCAGAAAACTTCGAAGTAGCAAGGGAATATTGGAAAGGGATTCTTGCTGTTAATAGATATAAGCAGCTAAAGTCTTTCGGTTACCTTGAGTGAAAATTGTTATTTAACTAACGGGGGCTTTACTTGAAGGTCATTGAGTTGGGCACTGACCTAATAACATGAGACAAATAAAAACACCTTTCATTGAATAACGGGGACTTAAACCTGAAATAATCAATGTGGAGGTGTTTTTCTATGGGAACAAGAGTCAGTTATCCAGTAGAAGTGAAAATGAAGGCAATTGAAATGCGAATGGCTAACGTACCGGTAAAAGAAGTAATGGAAGAATTGGACATTCGAAACTATACGCAGTTGAAGCGATGGATGCATTGGTATCGAAATGGTGAAATGCACCGTCTTAAACAACCAGTTGGTAAACAATATGCCTTCGGCAAAGGACCGGAATTTGAAAGTGAGACAGCCAAGCTACAGGCAGAGAATCTAGAGTTGAAACAACAGATTGAAGTTTTAAAAAAGTACGCGGAATTGGAAGGGAAGTGGCGCCAAAAGTAGTACTTCAATTAGTTGAAGAATTAAAAGATGTTATGCCAATTGGTGAAATCTGTCGTCATTTAGGCGTAGGTCGCTCGTCATACTATCGTTGGAGAAAGGATGTGGATCAATCCACACAAAAGGAGATTCGAGATCAGCAGATTGGCGACTTGTGCAAACAGAATAAATTTCGATATGGTTATCGAAAGATTGCTAATCTGTACCCAGGAGTTTGTAGGAAGACTGTGCAGCGTGTTATGCAAAAATATGGTTGGCAATGTAAAGTAAAGGTGAAGAAACGGAAGCGTACCGGGCAGCCAGCATACGTCGCACCGAATTTATTAGCACGCGATTTTACAGCATCTAAGCCTATGGAGAAGCTAGTCACGGATATTACGTACTTGCCTTTTGGACAATCGATGATGTATCTTTCTAGTATTCTCGATGTCTACAATGGCGAAATTGTGGCACAAACTACTGGTATCAAACAAGACACTGATTTTGTGTTGGATACGCTCTATCAATTGCCTAAGCTACCAGAAGGATGCATTCTGCATAGTGACCAAGGCTCCGTTTATACATCCTATGCTTATCAAAAAGCAGCCAAAGAAAAAGGAATTACCATGAGCATGTCCCGCAAAGGCACGCCAGCTGATAATTCCCCAATCGAATCGTTTCATTCCACGCTAAAGTCTGAAACGTTCTATCTCGACGATATCTATCGCACAACGAACGCACGTGTGATACAGATTGTCGAAGAATACATTACTTATTATAACAATATCCGTATTCAAACGAAACTAAACAGCCAATCGCCGGTTCAATACCGTCAATTGGCTGCATAAAAGGGTGTTTTATTCTTGTCTCAAAAAGGGTAGTCAGTGCCTTGCATATGCAGCTCTTTTTTTCTTTATTGAACTAACGCAGCAGTTTAGTTGAACAAGAACATATCTCTATCAATAATAAAGTTTAAGCAAGGGGTGAGTAAAATTAGTGAATTCTTAACAATTAATCATAATAAAATTGAGATTCTTCAAAAAGGGAAAAATGGTACACCGATAATTTTCCTTACAGGGATGGATTGCTCATTTGATGAGTGGTACAATGTGATCGAGCCATTAAGTAAATTTAATCGAGTAATAATGTTTCATAGACCTGGACTTGGTGAGAGTGAAATTCGAAATGAAGTCCGTAATACACAGGCGGTCGTAAACGAAATAAATGAGTTGATGCTTCTACTTGGAATACTTGAACCTGTATTATTAGTTGGTCATTCGTATGGTGGTTTATGTGTTCAGCATTTTGTGAAAGAGCATCCTAAAAAGGTTGCAGGAATAGTATTAGTAGATTCAACTTCTGTTGATTTAAAGGACTTAGACGAATTGGATATACCAGTTTTAAATGAAGATTCAACCGATGAGATTTGGATGGAGAAAGGTGGTACTTATTCTCTTATGAATCAGGAAGAATTAAGAGAAAGAATTAATCCTACTCTTTCAAAAAAACAAAAACAACTCCCTTTTGATTTACAACAAAGATTATTAAATTTCCAGATCAATCCTTCGTTATACAAAGCAATGCATTCTGAAATTAGCAACTGGAAGAAGGACGCAGATACTATAAAGAACTTAGGGGAATTTCCTAATGTACCTTTAATAGTAATTGGTCGAGATAAAGAACATAATATTAGGTTGGGAATCGAGGATGGGTTACCGGAGTCGGAGTTAAGATTATTTGAAGAAAAGTGGCAAGACCTAATTATGAATCAAATTAATCTTTCTCAGAATAGTAAATTGATAATAGCACAAGAGGCAAGTCATTCAATACATATTGATAGACCATATATTATTATTGAATCAATAACTTGGATGATTAAAGAATAATTCCTTATTAAACTAACGGGGCAGGTTAGTGAAATAAAAAACTTTAATGGAGGTAGATTATATGGATTCTAATTATAAATGTATTATCGATATTCGTTTCAGTGGTGGAGATATTCAATTTGACGTTTCGAGTGACACACAGTTATTTAGTTTTAAATCAGGTATAGGTTTTATTGCTATCCCACATTTTTTTTCAACACTTACCTCTCTATATAAAGGAGAAATCAGTGAGGAAAGATTGGATTGTCATGGAAACTCTGATTACTATATATTTTCCAGTGATGGAACAAACATTTTTATTGAACATATAAGCCATTATCCAGATGGTATATTTAAATATCAATTTAATTTTAAAGAGTATATCAAAGCTATTATTATAGGATTTCAAAAATATCTTCAACAACTTGAAAAGGAAGGGATATTACCTTTAAAAACTCAAGAATTTGCTCATCCATTAGGTGATGAAGTATTAAATACTTTTTATGATTTCTCATCACTTTTAAATCGTTAATTTTATAAAACTATTTATGTTGTTCAACTCCCATGAAAGAACGTAATAATCTTTTATTCTCTGTGGTGAAGTGGTGATTTTTGCGCTTCATGGATGGCTAACGGGGGCATTATTTGAATAACATTGAGTTGCATATGCAGCTCTTTTTTCTTATTGAACTAACGGGGCGGGCTAGTTCAATAAAAATAAGAAGAAAAAGGATATATAGATGTAAAACATCTTTGACATCTTATATATCTTTTTTTATAATAAGGGTGTAAAAGATGTTTTACACCTTGCAGAATCTAAAGGTGGCTTCGTGAATGGAAAATAGAATTAAGGAATACAGAGAAAAAAGTGGTCTTTCACAAGGGAGATTAGCAGAAAAATGTAATGTGAGTAGGCAAACGATTAATGCTATTGAAAACAATAAATATGACCCGAGTTTACAGTTAGCATTCGATATTGCGAGGACTTTAAAGGTCACTATGGAGGAATTATTTATATCAGAGAAGGGAGAAAAATAGTATGAATAAAAAAATTATCGCATTTATAACCTTTGTTGTTTTCTTATCAATTGCAGGATTTTCTCTATATAAATGGATAAGATTTGAAACTATTGATGCTGGTAGTATATTCTTTAGTTTCCTTGCTTTAAGTTATTTTTTCAATTGGCTTAAATGGGGGCATCATGAAGGTGGTGGCGAGAAGGATGAATTAGATAGACATATCGAAACTCAAAGTGCCAAGATAGGTTATTATGTACTAATGATTCTTTCTGGTTTAATACTATTTATTTCCGAAGGAACTGGTAATTTTAATAACATCGATAATTATCCCCTTGTTATTGTGGTAGGTCTTACATTTATTACAGTTCCGATTACTGAATTTATTTATTCAAAAAAGTACAAATAATAATAACGAATTTTATCATCATATTAAATAAACGGGTAGGAAGTTTAATTTTTTACTCTTTTATAGCTGTTTGTGAAAAATGTACTTAAAGTAGGGCTTTACTTCAATAAGGAGTAGAGCCTTTTTCTACTTCAACTAACGGGGCAGGTTATTTGAAGAAGGGAAGAAAATGCTGCTAAATTTAAAGGATAATTCCATAGTGTAAAGAACTTATTTAAAGTAATAGTAACCATAAAATTTGAGGTGCAAAAAATGAATATTCAATTTTATGATATAGGATCAGTAAATGAAAAGGATTTAATATTTGCAGTTATAAGTTCTATTTATAAGGATAAGTGGCTATATGTAAGACATAAAGAACGAAAGTCTTGGGAAATTCCTGGTGGACACAGAGAATCTGGGGAACAAATTATTGAA
This portion of the Solibacillus daqui genome encodes:
- a CDS encoding alpha/beta fold hydrolase, whose amino-acid sequence is MNKNISLSIIKFKQGVSKISEFLTINHNKIEILQKGKNGTPIIFLTGMDCSFDEWYNVIEPLSKFNRVIMFHRPGLGESEIRNEVRNTQAVVNEINELMLLLGILEPVLLVGHSYGGLCVQHFVKEHPKKVAGIVLVDSTSVDLKDLDELDIPVLNEDSTDEIWMEKGGTYSLMNQEELRERINPTLSKKQKQLPFDLQQRLLNFQINPSLYKAMHSEISNWKKDADTIKNLGEFPNVPLIVIGRDKEHNIRLGIEDGLPESELRLFEEKWQDLIMNQINLSQNSKLIIAQEASHSIHIDRPYIIIESITWMIKE
- a CDS encoding IS3 family transposase (programmed frameshift), translated to MGTRVSYPVEVKMKAIEMRMANVPVKEVMEELDIRNYTQLKRWMHWYRNGEMHRLKQPVGKQYAFGKGPEFESETAKLQAENLELKQQIEVFKKVRGIGREVAPKVVLQLVEELKDVMPIGEICRHLGVGRSSYYRWRKDVDQSTQKEIRDQQIGDLCKQNKFRYGYRKIANLYPGVCRKTVQRVMQKYGWQCKVKVKKRKRTGQPAYVAPNLLARDFTASKPMEKLVTDITYLPFGQSMMYLSSILDVYNGEIVAQTTGIKQDTDFVLDTLYQLPKLPEGCILHSDQGSVYTSYAYQKAAKEKGITMSMSRKGTPADNSPIESFHSTLKSETFYLDDIYRTTNARVIQIVEEYITYYNNIRIQTKLNSQSPVQYRQLAA
- a CDS encoding helix-turn-helix transcriptional regulator yields the protein MENRIKEYREKSGLSQGRLAEKCNVSRQTINAIENNKYDPSLQLAFDIARTLKVTMEELFISEKGEK